The genomic stretch tgatattagttgggggaaaagtaaaggtggtaggTCGCCCTTGATAACCATCTGCCATAAAGCAGATGATCTTTATATCTGCCTTATAGAATGCTTATCAAGCTTTGAAAAGTGGAAAATGTAGGCGGCCTgacttttttatattaaaaaaaacaactcatagaGATACAgatgtatttattgttttattgttgCAGGTATCCCAGAGACTATGTTGTAACAGGTACACCCTACTcagggagagacagacataaTGGAGAGATAGCTGCATTTTATTTGGGAAGGTCAGTCATTAACATCATTACTCTTTGGAGTAAACTGTGAACTTTGTTTAAGTTTTGCCATTTAAAAatgaatcatttttattttatttattgggTTTATGTCCAACCAGCTTTGGTTTGGCTTTTCAGAACTTTAGAAGTGGCCTGGAAGGATTTATatcatatatctatatttattggaattattacaaaattatgaaaaataAGATATGGATATGGATGAGATATTTTACTATAATATTGGTACATAAGTTgaagaaattgattttttttaagttactttcaacaataattttaataatgaatctttgctgcttttttttttttttctaaacatttcaaGTAACCTATAAAAGAAAATCCAGAGAGTTTATTAAGAAAAACATAGTTATGCAAATCAATTGTAACCAGATGAAGTTGTATCAGTTTACCTTCAGGAATAAATAGTGCAAAAAAAGCAACTAAAACGCTTAAAGTATATGGTTCATCTTATGATAGTGGCAAATCTGATATAGCAATTTTAACTATAATTCCTTCTTCTAAATTAGACTTCTAAACTCTTACTTATATTAAAAGGGCAATTTGATGAGAATGTAGTAaagttatttttcttattaggcTAAGTTCTATCTTTATAGTCACAAACAATCTTTGCCTTGATTCAAGTTTTGCATGCAGTTTGTTTTACCAAGAAGACTACAATTTACTTATTACATACTAAATACACTATCATCATAATTCCCTGTTTTCAGTTTGTTAGGTTTAAGACGGATACCTCTAGTCATTGGGCGCAGGATACACTTTGAGAAAGAGATTTTGCCTGTGTCCACCAGTAGGCTGATAACAACTTTCTTTGAAAAAGGTGAGAGATTTGTTATTCGTATCAGTCTCTAGAGTACATGATGGCTGACTGCATTTCCACTATCCAATCATAGAAGTGATAGTGAAATGcaccatactttttttttagtacttcAAGAAAGTTTAGTTCTTTAAGtatatttgatattgataaaaacATTTGAGTCATGACAGAGTCAAAATCAGTTTAAACAGTGATTATTGCTAGTCCATTTGAGTTTGTATTACTATAAAATAGGAACTCATTCAAAAGTAAACttatgtctttttatatcaACATTTACAGATATTTGATCAtcagtgccttttataggttgggggtttgttatttgattCTTTCCTGCTAGCCAGTGCAGAAGTGTCCAGGCTTTTTGACcatttttgtttagatctagttgctcacatgttgtggtccacttttttctttatttttgtttttatttttgtatcatATGGAATATAAATCAGACTgatggtcatggccacattcctatatgcttgtgagtcttggacactgactgcagagctagagaggaggagcctagcaatggaattgaggtgctacagaaggatcctaggtatcacatttaaagatcACATcacaaagagattagagacagggttactgcagggATTGGACCCAATGATGACTGCtagctattgtaaaaaaaaaatgcaaagctaaaaatctatggccatattgcAAGGTCTTCAGGGTTTGCAAAAaaacttccttcagggaacagtacctggAAAAAAAGacgaggcagacagagaaagcgatgggaaaacaacataaaagaatggatgggccagccattgaaagaggttctaacttaGGCAAAAGAAAGATAGAATTGGAGAAAGACGGAcgacaaatcttgcgtggtgccccaacggtccaacagactaagggataggtaaaaagaaaaatatgaaatatattctaacagaggtttgggctaggatgtagtttatcttcagaatctaaaggaacatgtaaaacaattttgcaaatatctagatttattttgatTCCTTTGTTTCACCTAACTTTGCCCCTCTTCATTCTTTAAACTCAACTCAATTCCTTTGTTTCACCTAATTTTGCCCCTCTTCATCCTTTAAGCTCAACTCGATTCCTGTGTTTATTGTTGTATCAAATATCCTCTATCCTTAGATGGTGAGTCTTGCTTCTATGGTAGATGCCGTTACTGTATGGGACCTGAGGATGGTGTgtgcacaaccaatggggtaaTAGAAGGGACAATTGTGCTTTGGATGCCATCGCAGTTCAAACTGACCCTTCACAAACACCCTTGGTCAAGGACCTACAGAGAAGGCGTTCAGGCAAAGTAAAGTCCTCactatattttgtctttatgcAGTTCTTCATAGCAACACCTCAAGGAGGTTTctagttattttctttcttttttaacttgaaaacaaaattttacatgattgcttataaaaaaaaaagttcccctttcagactttgtggtctattggacagataatgtaaatgtcctctatttctgtggcctacggttaacgagggtgtcatctggccagcacaacaaccaaccgcctttacttttccccaactaatgtcaggtacccattaaagctgggtggactcaggggcgcccaaagatcccgaaattaaaaatcccaagtcttcaccaggatttgaatccGGGAGCcccggtttagaagccaagggctataccgctcagccaccacacctcatTGCTTATgaagaagtgaaaatgttttgctttgttttttaacataTTCTCTGACTCATAGTCGTCACTGTTAGACACATGGCTATAGTCTAAGAAACAGATTGTGTGGTTGTTGTGTAAGGCACATAAAATATCTTAAAAGATGGTTGATGACAGAGAAAAGGTTCAAACAGATCTTGAGCATTAAAAGGTTCACAGTATTTTTCAGATGTATTTTTGTGGTTAACTGTTTAGTTTCCAGTCACAATATTTCCAGATTGtatcaaatatatgtatatgtccTAAGTAAATGTTAGTGTTTTGTTACTAGTTGTTAGAGAGTGTAGTTGGATCACACATGCCTTGATAAGTTTATTGAGTTTATGCAACTCCAATTTCTAGAGCgcatatattaattaattttgccaCCCAGCTGTCAGGTACCACTTATCATACAGTActatgaagaaataaaaaaaaactattaatgtGACAAatgtagtttttatttaataagtatCTTTGTTTTCATTCTTAGCTAGTCCATATTTTGTTAGTTTTGTAAGACCTCATGGTCAGTTAGTCCTACATTTTATTCTGATTTCTAATTATTTGTCTACTACTTCACTGTTACACTagcactttttttctttctgtatctttgtttctctctatctatttatcttacTATAGGCCAATGTTTTGTCATTATTTCATTATTGCtggggggaaaaggggggggggttaatatAATGACATCACTATAATTTTAGCTGTCTATCCCTTGACCAGGTGGGAAACAGATGATCATTACTGTGATAAAGTGAAATCATCGCCATATTACAGCACTGGACACAGGCTCTTGGATATCATCGACACCTGTATATTTGATTACCTGATTGGCAATGCTGACCGTCACCACTATGAGACATTTGAGGGTTATGAAGACAGCATGCTTATCATGTTGGATAATGGCAAGAGGTGAGGTTCTCTTCTCTAAATATGCAGCATACATATTCTTGGAGTGGAttgatgacgtggaagcagatctgcatcagcttggggttagggcgtggagacgaaaggcccaggagagatctgaatggaaggatgtgttgaagcaggccagagccctccatgggctgtaacgccactgggatggatggatggatattcATTGATTGTTTGTTAATACATTTTACCTAGACTACGCAATATTCTAATGTCACATCaacacattattttttaaacacattttgcCATAAATAAAACTCCATAAACAGTTCCTCTACAAATGGTAATAatcattgatattttttttaaagaacaactGCTATTCAAAATATCTTTAAGATatcaatatatgtatatatatatatatatatatatatatatatatatatatatatatatatatatatatatatatatatatatatatatatatatatatacataaagaagaatgctattttaaaaattgaccaTTGAGTATTTGTATGTTTCAGTTTTGGTAACCCTGATATAGATGAATTCAGTATTCTAGCACCACTGTACCAATGTTGTCAGTAAGTAGCTGCTGTTTATACTCTACACTATATTAAAGTAAaaaggtaaagttcccctttcagaccttgcgatctatggggcagatgatgttaaggtcatctgtttctttggccaacagttaatgagCACAGCATCATGGGGCCAGCACTATAGTCctagtacccattagagctgggaggagtaaggggcaccctaaaaatccagaatttcaaaatcccagtcttctgtGGGTGTCCACTTCCCCCTTAAGCTGGCTCAAAAGTGGATTTTCAGAAACTTAGGTGGATTAAATTGGAGGAAGAAATACATACAGCAAAAATGATCGCTTACCTCAAGTCAGTATAGAATTCCAtccttttttttacctttacctatcccttagtctattggaccgttggggccccaagcaagatttgtcaaccgtctttctccattcctccctgtcttttgccttgtttaaaacctctatcaatggtaggcctgtccattcttttatgttgtcctcccatcactttctctgtctgcctcttcttctttttcctggtactgttccctgaaggaaggtttttgcgagccctgtggatcttgtaatatggccatatattttaagcttgcgtttctttACAAGTCAGTATAGAATTCCAtcctataataatatatttgttctTTGAACAGGATCAGAGTCACTCTGTGGGAAAAGCTGTTGGCAATGAAAGATGGCATCCTAAGCCAAGTTCTAGCAGGGATTCTTTCTGTGGACCCCATTACCCCAATCCTGACCCAGAAACACCTGGATGCCTTGGACAGGCGGTTAAAAACAGTATTAGAACAAATCCATGCTTGTATAGCAGAAGTGGGCACACATGCCCTTGTGTTTGAGTCTTCCATTAGATAAGTCTGGTCTGTTGTTGATAGAAAATTATGATATTGTTGAATTTTGTTATATTCACTTTAATGCTAATAATCTTATATTGTTTTGAATCAATGTgtgaaactctttttttttttactctttctctccgtaattatttaccacattctggtgaaatcaaccctggtatcgtcagttaggagagaaagagttaaagtattttattatttgtattattataattCTGAATGAGATAGTCTCACATGATTGTGACAAACATCTAACTAAATCTAGAAGGCAGCTTTCAAAGATGTGGTATTACCTgaggtaaatattttaaacaaaaattgttgcAGCAAAACCAAACATTTAACTTGCTGGTAGATTtcgcttacatttttttttttttttttttttcatttctggcACTTTAAGACTAGAATAACAAAATTTTGAGAAATTGCTAGATATAAGACGATTGGTTGTGTTTCCACCACATGACATACTCAGTACTTACTAGAACAAAAAACAGATAAAGTTTTACCCTTCTAATAGATCCTTAAGTCTCACAGCAAAATTTGACATACTAAATATCTTAGGTAACAATAACTACTGGTGAAGGAGACGAatgattttcaaaaaagtttttttgtactGTGTATTTGTCAGCTTGTTACAATAAGATGAAGTTACATTTCCTGCATCAGTAgaacaatgtttttattttccaaatCGATGTTCTTTGTATGTTGCTGTTTTAAACTTAATGTATTGAAAATAGAATTCCTTCTAAATTATTGCATATTAttgaatgtctttttttttttcatgcactCACATTAATCTGTTTCAATTAAAACTTGTTTGTATGCAACCATTTGTAATCTAATATTAGAGTCTTTACAAATGTCAAATATCACTATGAATCCTATCAATGATGTAACTGTGGCTGTGTGAATCTATGGGCGTTATCTGGTTCCCATGAAACCATTATGACTCATAGATAGTGGAAACATTGGAATGTTCTGCTGGATGCTATGAAATAAATTCTTCTTGCTAATATTTATCAATGAAGGTTTGACTTgcatttttattctatttttgttCATCATATCAGTTAAAATTTTTATCATTTTCACCTCTAATTGTGTAAGAGAAGTGTGTatctcaacattaaaattaataggGATGTATAATAGTTAAATGCAAAGACCCCTCAGCTGAGATACCCTGTGACCTGTGAATAGTTGTTTTCGTAACATGTGTGTCTCAAGCACTACATCCTGAGACAAAGAGTTGTGTTATTGATTTTACATTAATGCTGACACACCAGAGTCTTCAAttgtacatttatttctttagttataaaaatgtttattgtttcACATAGCAGAGAAGAAATATTGATAGATACTctaagtatgaaaaaaaaattcaagcaaAGCCACAATTTCCTCAGtcttgtttctttatttcaatTGAATTCCTACAGTGTATAACTCATTATCTTCCTTAAAATGATGTGTTATTTAATTATCAAAATAGAAGATGTAGTTCCTTGAACTTTCCATTTCTATCACCTGTATGTCTAACTATTAGTTATTAGACTTCTATGACCAGTGAGTATTTCTTTTGCTGAGGGATTAATagcaaagaaaaacaacagGAAGATTTCAACGCACATTTCTCTATCTATACTGAGTGGCTTTGGAAGCATTAGACTATTGTGTAATAGTGATTTTCCTTTGGTTTATAAGAAACTAGTCTTAAACATCTTAtagtaaatattaatttaacttTATATGCATGTTCTGGTTGTTACTGGCAAGATTGTTTTCatgttataaaatatacattttaacattACAATGGTATCCtttgcgaaaaaaaatattttttttaatggttttgatagatttgtttttgttgtttggttggtttttgttcttttgtttattttcttttagcgttTCTGCTCGTTGACAAATGTAAAACTCTTTTCCCAATGACAGATCATcctctagagcagcggttctcaaccttttatgctcggcgagcccttttttacaatcccccactctgccgcgacccccctccccgcaCAAACACAGCAATAGATGAATagtcaataacaatccatattttgaatcgtcttaggcgacccctggcataacgtcaatcgaccccccaaggggatTGTGATccccaggttgagaacccctgctatagAGAGCAATTAAAAATTCTGGtagaaatgtttataaaattgaTTATATCTCCACATTTAACCATTAGGATCAGTTTCTAATGGTGCTGAGTAGTAAGAACTCTTAATGTAAAATCTATTAGCAGGATAGCTTTCGTTATTATTAGGTCTTTCTAGTTCTTATGTCAATATCTATGTCAACAATCTAGTCAAATTTTATGCTAATAAATCTATCCAGTTCATCTGACACTAAGTCTAGTCAGCTCTTAGGAGCGCATAACATTTGGTTGGTAAGCCTAAAGAAGACAGGTTGTGATGACATACATTCTTGTCTGTTGTCCAGTTTTGATCATTTTCCCCCACAGGTGACTGTCcaacataatttgtttttttctaaagtccAGGATCATATTGTTGAACTTCTTTACAGTAGatcaaaataaaagcaaattgtttttaaatctttaaaaaactgaAAAGATTTGTGGCTCATTTAAAATATGGTTTTAGTTTCATAAATATGAGATCCATTTCTattttctgttctttttttctatctGGCCAGCTAGGTAATTATTCTTACTTGTCTGTTTCATCTTGGTCTTTGTTACTTAAGTACACAATGGGATTATATAGCCAGAATgctgcagattttttttttaaaaaaaggtatacTCTATGAGCCCAGTAATTAATATATCTTTACTTTTGCTCTCTATTTTACTTATCCTATCCTtcagcctacattttgtttgttataaattaaattattattatccttGTTATTCTTAGCATATCTGGCACTGAATCTTATGAGTGATAATAGGCTTCAAATAGTTCTCCTTCATTTGTTATGGTTTCAACACCAGGCAATAgaaatattgttgttttgttgacatgaGCAGTATTTCCCCACTCCTCAATTTCGATGTTTTGTTTGGCTTtaactttcattttttaaaactttcaaacTTCTGAACAATTCATGTGATCATTTctagatttataatattatacatatttttgtcaattttttttttcaacttttgaaAATGGGTTTGGTTTACGTAGATAGTTTTCAATGGTTTTGGATGAtattaacaaaagaatattcaaattctttttgtttttcctaactgtttgaaaatgaaaagtatttatgttataaataaatgGGCAATGTGTCTGGAGCTAGGAAGGCAAGCAGTTTTCTGGTGTTGTACTGTTTATTGTGTTGCATTATTTATACTGTTAACATACTGTGCATAAAGTTATTGATATTATAAATGTTGACATTATGGTATGCATAGACATTTCCATGACATAACTATGACAGTAAAAATGTGTTGATAGCAGTGTTTACTTCTGGTGTACATATTATAGCATGTCCTATGGGATCTCCTAATATTGGCTATCAATGCAAATTGCACTTcgatatttgtttgttatatccCTCTCAAATTTAGTTTCAGTGACTTGTCCCAAACCTTTAGCATTGATCCTATTAGTGTCTTGAAAAGAAATAGAAGATTGGCCCATGTGTTGATAAGTTCATTTCCTAAGGAGATCCTATGTTACCCCCCTTGGGAGATCCTATGTTACCCCTTTGAAGACCAATTGcccaaacatttaaaaataatttaattatttttaactctggAAAGTTCAGAAGTAGACCAAAACCTCTTTATGACttctgaaaataaataattttgtcttCTATTACATGATTTAGTATTCTATGTGTAAGGCTGCTTTGTGATGTGCTATGGTCCAAAGGGTTTGAATCTCATTCACTATCATTAACTTCTTTCCAGGAGATAAAAAATATCTGACATGTTTTacactaaaaaattatattagcCAAAAGTTAAACACTATCAATGATGCTGGACAGGTAAATGGTGTAAAAGTTACATTTAAGTGATGTTTATGTAGCACAAATAGACGGGGTATTACTTTGAGgttgttttaaattgtaaaatttgtatgtttcattttgaaaccaaatttttatttaacatgGCAAGCAGCTAcccgctaataaaaaaaaaatattacaacagTTCTGTTTTGTCTTTACTGGTTGAAAACATGTCAGTTCACTGATAGAAACTAATAGTTAAAAGGACACTCCTAGAGCACCAAATGTTTACCAGACTATAGGTGAAAGAGGAGGAATCAATGATTGAATCCAACCTCAATTAGTTGACAACTGAGATGCTTTATTTTATAACGGTTGATCCAATTTCAACCAAAATAATTTGATATATTTTTGAAGTGTTTTgtctaggtgggtagccaaattaaaattgaatcaaaatgtttttctaaaCTAATGACTGCAGACCAAACATAAAAATCAACATATCTCCTTGTCTCACTTAAATACACCAAGCTATCAAGTTTaacatgtttttaaacaaatcttatcaaggattatttcttttttaatctcACCTAAATGACCTGTCTAAGCTTCATTATGTATAAATTATGTTGACATAAGATAGCAAAGGTAGTTATGTTCTTCTGATTTCAGAAAGCTATGCAGATAAAAAGACAGGTTTTGATATTTTTAGAACTATGAACATAAGGAAGAATTTAGATCAAGACCGTGCTTTTTGGTTTGAGACACTTAGAGGCCTATTCCAGTAGTATTTAATTAGGGAACTTAGCTTGCTGGGGTTAACTCAAAGTTAGGTAAATTTTCTGTTATTTTTTCCATGTCTAAGCTTTATGCATAAGCCAAGTTCATTACTAAATTTAGTGTTTATATGCTTAATGTTCAGcagataaaataaaaaccatTAAATATGATTTAATGATATAATTTTCAAGTTAAGAAGAATCTTAAGGAACTGAAAAAGAGTTATTCCTTAAATTATATCTCATTTTTTATGATCAAACAACAAAAGGCAATTATTGTACATGGAAGAATGGATACAAGTTTAATCTTTtctgttaagtttttttttacttcttaacACCAacctacaaatacaaaactacagTCAGAGTTCAAAGACTTTCTGTCCATTCAATACTTAATATTTACATAGGAAGTAGAAAAAACTAATAGTATGTTACTTTACTAGAACATCTGTGTTAGCTTCTTGTATGGTATATCCAAATTGAAGATGTTACTTTGTTATGGATATCAACACTTAATACAATATAGTAATTCTGTCATCAACAGTTTAAACTGCAACTAAATTGAAATGTGTTTGTTCTACTTTCAATTATTAATATGCTTGATTAGAAATCTAATTACAATCTACATTTacagcagcatttctcaacatTCTCATGTAAGATGCATGAATAGTGTCAATCTTATTTGAAACAAGAGCTCAAATGTCAAAACCAATCTCTCACCCATGctggtaataataatttaatttacaaagTGCTGTTAACAACGAAAATTTAGGCTCAAGGCACTGTGATtatattacaaacataaacatgagagCTGAAATGACAAACTTATCTAAAAAacgttttaaacagataggtcttaatgttcttcttgaagtAATATCTAAAGAAAGCCCAGTAGTAGTGACTATTTATTTAACATACATAGTCTGACCATCCTACTGAGAAGCATTAAACTTCTTGAGCATGACCCTTTAAAGAAAGGATAAAAATGAATTCTGATTGGATCAGCTAGGGCCTTCTGACCATAAAGAAGATACAAGTattaccacaaaaaaaaacataaacgtGGCAAGAAAAACTCACTACTAATCTCattcaatgaaaataattacatcaaatttaaaacaatcttACATATAAATTAAAATCCTCATACATAAATCATACAGTTTCAGTCAATGTGTTAAAAAATAGCTCAGTTACATTAAACttgtaaataattgtaaatgtaGGCTCAGTAGAAATACACCTTGTAAGATAGAAGTTCAAACTCACAATAACATAAATACACCCAGGCAAGCATATTTCAGGAAATAGCACCCTGAGCCTCTGAATGGGCCAACTCAGCTTCACACTGCGCCATCATTTCTGTGACTTGTCTGTAAAGATAGTGGCTGTCACCTAGTGACACTGTAAAGTTTTCTAGAGCCTAGTTATAAAAATGACAAAAGAACTATTACAAAAGGTTGCTAATCAttgaaacaaatcaaacaaagaaaagaattaattattagaatgaATGCATTTTAGCATGGCAGTCTTAGATGGAAAATtacatcattttatttaaagataatACAATGTAACCTTATTTCATAGTTAAATTTGCATTTATATTGATatttgtatcttatcttatatcttatataatacagacgttacttcaaaaaagaagatgattatgtcctacgtgtcatgcatttagtcatgcatttaaacaatgacttaaattctgccaagtcactggttttcctggctagctcaggcaacctattaaatgctctaatagcactagggaagaaggagtatttgtacaaatttgtcctagcatatgggacgaggaatgtgcctttatcttacAAACAGACTGGTGGTTAAAAATTTGACCACCTATCATTAGATGGGTCAATGTGTCTACTAAGACAGTTCTGAAAGACAGATATGTGACCACCACCATTTTGATGGGTCAATGTGTCTACTAAGACAGTTCTGAAAGACTGATATGTGACCACCACCATTTTGATGGGTCAATGTGTCTACTGACAGTTCTGAAAGACAGATATGGGACCACCTCTCTTTTGATGGGTCAGTGTGTCAGAGACTGATGGGATGGAGTAATTAATGGTAATCCCTCAACTCTTCATTACCTGCAGCTTCACTGTGTACTCAGatgaaaaaatttctttgacaaagaaaatatttatgtctTAGTGATCTAACAGGGAGGGGGGCGtggtggtaaagcacttgattTCTGAACCAAGAAGCCTTGGATTCAATGGGATTCTGAACTTTGTGATTTTTAAGACgcccagacctgcctaccgttacgcaaaatgcgtattcgttacgcaaaatctcccaaaaatgaccgccagtacgcaaatacgcatttaacccgtcgcgttacgcatttcgtatgctttttttttcgcctctctagactagcttacaagtccacctgtggggagaggggcgaaa from Biomphalaria glabrata chromosome 9, xgBioGlab47.1, whole genome shotgun sequence encodes the following:
- the LOC106071030 gene encoding glycosaminoglycan xylosylkinase-like — its product is MKTKVRLLFIGAAIFVIYVSYKILEPELLRYKNAYKSKWMSTEGQNADEAEPRTVATSNSSFNREMNGSEITKQQIIQTMIENYKPNFFYPLEESPWDIAAKWVEARQIYPDNAKELGAILKAMSQGTITSADFGQRGTQLKLTLLIDNAQKVVFKPAWYPRDYVVTGTPYSGRDRHNGEIAAFYLGSLLGLRRIPLVIGRRIHFEKEILPVSTSRLITTFFEKDGESCFYGRCRYCMGPEDGVCTTNGVIEGTIVLWMPSQFKLTLHKHPWSRTYREGVQAKWETDDHYCDKVKSSPYYSTGHRLLDIIDTCIFDYLIGNADRHHYETFEGYEDSMLIMLDNGKSFGNPDIDEFSILAPLYQCCQIRVTLWEKLLAMKDGILSQVLAGILSVDPITPILTQKHLDALDRRLKTVLEQIHACIAEVGTHALVFESSIR